Proteins encoded by one window of Phycisphaeraceae bacterium:
- a CDS encoding type II/IV secretion system protein: MSVAATSDAPASAGGGGPGSDALSARPSDEFLRLIDHEFARRHLVLSAGRADDVELLLFAGSTRQAVLHNVGVRLGCKVCTRECGVEDLAIAIDRAYASERDEEQAAERAIILEASDDVTSDLDAAVREAERDLLSTHGKAPAVRLVDLVLFEALVRGASDVHLQPLRERTLVRYRLNGSLHTMRELPSSVAASVVSRIKVMAGLDVAERRAPQDGRASVSIGRAGGRHAAATGRQADLRISTLPSVYGERVVLRLLDPARSPHLSSFTALGMPDALERAYLAQIARTSGIVLSTGPTGSGKTTTLYASLAWISATNAGGSLRGCELNMVTVEDPVEYDLSGAGLAISQTQVDPKKNVTFATGLRHILRQDPDVIMVGEIRDEETARIAVQASLTGHLVLSTLHTSDSASAIARLLDLGVEPFLVSSSLSAVLAQRLVRTVHGACGGRGCEACLSTGFEGRTGLFELLVLDASLRSMISERAPANEILALARSRGMRTLHEHGLSLVSAGLTTAAELSRVIDAGEELAT; this comes from the coding sequence GTGAGCGTGGCAGCGACCAGCGACGCGCCGGCTTCGGCGGGTGGTGGTGGACCCGGCAGCGATGCCTTGTCGGCGCGGCCAAGCGATGAGTTTCTTCGCTTGATCGATCACGAGTTTGCACGCCGGCACCTGGTGCTCAGTGCGGGCAGGGCGGACGATGTCGAACTTTTGCTCTTCGCCGGCAGTACGCGACAGGCCGTGCTGCACAATGTCGGCGTCAGACTCGGATGCAAGGTCTGCACGCGCGAGTGCGGCGTCGAGGATCTCGCCATTGCGATTGACCGCGCGTACGCCTCGGAGCGCGATGAAGAACAGGCTGCCGAACGGGCGATTATCCTCGAGGCCAGCGACGATGTGACAAGCGATCTTGATGCCGCCGTGCGTGAGGCCGAGCGCGATCTCCTGAGCACGCACGGCAAGGCTCCAGCGGTGAGGCTGGTCGATCTGGTGCTGTTTGAAGCGCTGGTGCGGGGCGCGAGCGATGTGCATCTGCAGCCGCTGCGTGAACGCACCTTGGTGCGCTACCGGCTCAATGGTTCATTGCACACGATGCGTGAGCTTCCATCATCCGTCGCGGCCAGCGTGGTCAGCCGGATCAAGGTGATGGCGGGCCTTGATGTGGCCGAGCGCCGGGCGCCGCAGGATGGACGCGCGTCGGTCTCGATCGGTCGCGCGGGCGGGCGGCACGCTGCGGCCACGGGTCGGCAGGCGGACCTGCGCATCAGCACCTTGCCGAGCGTGTATGGCGAGCGTGTGGTGCTGCGTCTGCTTGATCCGGCGCGCTCGCCGCATTTGTCGAGTTTTACTGCGCTGGGCATGCCCGATGCGCTTGAGCGTGCGTATCTGGCGCAGATCGCGCGCACCAGCGGCATCGTGCTCTCGACGGGCCCGACGGGCAGCGGCAAGACCACGACGCTCTATGCGAGTCTGGCGTGGATCAGCGCGACCAACGCCGGCGGCTCGCTGCGCGGCTGCGAACTCAACATGGTCACGGTCGAAGACCCTGTCGAATACGACCTGTCGGGTGCCGGGCTTGCGATCAGCCAGACGCAGGTCGATCCGAAGAAGAATGTTACGTTTGCCACAGGTCTGCGTCACATTCTCCGGCAGGATCCCGATGTCATCATGGTCGGCGAGATTCGCGACGAAGAGACAGCCAGGATTGCGGTGCAGGCGAGTCTGACCGGGCATCTGGTGCTCTCGACCCTGCATACCAGTGATTCGGCCAGCGCGATCGCGCGATTGCTCGATCTCGGCGTCGAGCCGTTTCTGGTCTCGTCGTCGCTCAGTGCGGTGCTGGCCCAGCGTCTGGTGCGCACGGTGCACGGCGCGTGTGGCGGCCGCGGCTGCGAAGCCTGTCTGTCAACAGGCTTTGAGGGCAGAACCGGATTATTTGAACTGCTGGTGCTCGATGCGTCCCTGCGTTCGATGATCAGCGAGCGTGCCCCGGCCAATGAGATCCTGGCGCTGGCCCGCTCGCGCGGCATGCGCACGCTGCACGAGCACGGCCTGTCGCTGGTCTCTGCGGGCCTCACCACTGCCGCCGAACTCTCGCGTGTCATTGACGCTGGCGAGGAGCTTGCGACATGA
- a CDS encoding tetratricopeptide repeat protein, protein MIHNVMFWCVLITLLCGGCSTQPRPAHSPYATPTEAARNTVLAQKLTAQAIEQMEKNQQRAEQLLREALSADLYFGPAHNNLGILYLSSGMLYEAASEFEWARKLMPGHPDPRMNLALVLERAGRTDEALAAYDAALAVYPGHLETTQALARLQLRTGRTDDRTPGFLDDIALRSQSEQWRTWALTQRLKMRETD, encoded by the coding sequence ATGATCCACAACGTGATGTTCTGGTGTGTCTTGATCACGTTGCTGTGCGGCGGCTGCTCGACCCAGCCTCGCCCTGCTCACAGCCCCTATGCAACACCGACTGAAGCGGCCCGCAACACTGTGCTCGCGCAGAAACTCACAGCACAGGCCATCGAACAGATGGAGAAAAACCAGCAGCGGGCCGAGCAACTTCTGCGCGAGGCGCTCAGTGCCGATCTGTACTTTGGCCCCGCCCACAACAACCTCGGCATCCTGTATCTCTCGAGCGGCATGCTCTATGAGGCCGCCTCGGAGTTTGAATGGGCACGCAAGTTGATGCCCGGCCATCCCGACCCGCGCATGAACCTCGCTCTCGTCCTCGAGCGCGCTGGCCGCACCGACGAAGCCCTCGCCGCCTACGACGCCGCACTGGCCGTCTACCCGGGCCACCTCGAAACCACCCAGGCATTGGCTCGCCTCCAACTCCGCACAGGTCGCACCGACGACCGCACCCCAGGCTTCCTCGACGATATCGCCCTCCGCAGCCAAAGCGAGCAATGGCGAACCTGGGCACTCACGCAAAGGCTCAAAATGCGGGAGACCGACTGA